In Parasphingorhabdus halotolerans, a single window of DNA contains:
- a CDS encoding acyl-CoA dehydrogenase family protein — protein MDFDLTEKQEYWRNRVREHIENHLRPRVADFNKEESTGERWKVLQVVEEEKKKAKEAGIWNLFMPPANPNLTHIDDVFEFEGPGLTNMEYALCAEEMGRVGFSSEVFNCSAPDTGNMEVFHRYGTLEQKEQYLRPLMNGEIRSAFLMTEPAVASSDATNIETAIVRDGDEYVINGRKWWSSGLGDPRCKIAILMGKTTFEGSRYTQQSQILMPTDAPGVNIIRHLPVFGYDDAPHGHMEVEMKDVRVPASNILLGEGRGFEIAQGRLGPGRIHHCMRTIGVAEEALEKMVKRLQSRIAFGKRISEHSIWDERVARARIDIDMSRLLCLKAADMMDKVGNKYAKAEIAMIKVQAPNMALKIIDDAIQAHGGGGVSNDFGLASAYAHQRTLRLADGPDEVHNRTIAKMEYGKYAETADGSKMKDEISSGDLAVTR, from the coding sequence ATGGACTTCGATCTTACGGAAAAGCAGGAATATTGGCGCAATCGGGTACGCGAGCATATCGAGAATCACCTACGGCCCCGCGTCGCTGACTTTAACAAAGAAGAAAGCACGGGCGAACGTTGGAAAGTCCTACAAGTTGTCGAGGAAGAGAAAAAGAAAGCCAAGGAAGCGGGTATCTGGAATCTCTTCATGCCCCCTGCCAATCCTAATCTTACCCATATTGATGATGTTTTCGAGTTTGAAGGTCCCGGTCTGACCAATATGGAATATGCGCTTTGTGCCGAAGAAATGGGCCGCGTTGGTTTCTCATCCGAAGTGTTTAACTGCTCCGCTCCCGACACCGGCAATATGGAAGTCTTCCATCGCTACGGCACGCTCGAACAGAAAGAGCAATATCTGCGCCCGCTGATGAACGGAGAAATCCGGTCGGCATTCCTGATGACCGAACCCGCCGTTGCCTCCTCGGATGCCACCAACATCGAAACCGCAATTGTCCGCGATGGTGATGAATATGTCATCAACGGCCGCAAATGGTGGTCCTCCGGCCTCGGCGATCCGCGCTGCAAAATTGCAATCTTGATGGGCAAGACCACGTTCGAAGGCAGCCGCTATACGCAGCAGTCCCAGATCCTGATGCCCACCGATGCACCTGGCGTGAACATCATACGCCACTTGCCAGTCTTTGGTTATGATGATGCACCGCATGGTCACATGGAAGTCGAAATGAAGGACGTGCGTGTACCGGCATCAAACATCCTGCTGGGTGAAGGCCGCGGCTTTGAAATCGCGCAAGGTCGCCTCGGGCCTGGCCGCATCCATCACTGTATGCGGACAATTGGTGTCGCTGAAGAAGCGCTCGAGAAAATGGTCAAGCGCCTGCAATCACGCATCGCTTTCGGCAAACGCATTTCAGAACATAGCATTTGGGATGAACGCGTTGCCCGTGCGCGTATCGATATCGACATGAGCCGTCTCCTCTGCCTCAAAGCGGCGGACATGATGGACAAGGTCGGTAACAAATATGCCAAGGCCGAGATTGCGATGATCAAAGTGCAGGCTCCCAACATGGCGCTTAAAATTATCGATGATGCCATTCAAGCACATGGAGGCGGCGGTGTTAGCAATGACTTTGGCCTTGCCAGTGCCTATGCTCATCAACGGACCTTGCGCCTCGCTGATGGCCCGGATGAAGTGCACAATCGTACGATCGCCAAAATGGAATATGGCAAATATGCGGAAACAGCTGATGGCAGCAAAATGAAAGACGAAATCTCGTCCGGTGATTTGGCCGTTACTCGATAA
- a CDS encoding Zn-dependent alcohol dehydrogenase: MMKAAVLVEVGKPLEIEDVTISKPGPHEVLIRTAACGLCHSDLHFIEGSYPHPLPAIPGHEAAGIVEAIGSEVRTVAVGDAVISCLSAFCGHCEFCVTGRMSLCLGADTRRAEGSEPRLSRPDGTPVGQMLNLSAFAEQMLIHENACVRIDPDMPLDRAAVIGCAVTTGAGTIFNACKVTPGETVAVVGCGGVGLATINAAKIAGAGRIIAADPIPEKRELAKKLGATDVVDAMADDAAAQIIEMTGGGVDHAIEAVGRPASGDLAVGSLKRGGTATILGMMPLDHKVGLSAIDLLSGKKLQGAIMGGNRFPVDIPRLVDFYLRGLLDLDSIVAETIPLEQINDGFEKMKKGDAARSVITFA, encoded by the coding sequence ATAATGAAAGCTGCAGTTCTGGTTGAAGTGGGCAAACCGCTCGAAATCGAAGACGTTACCATCTCGAAGCCAGGACCGCATGAAGTGCTGATCCGAACGGCGGCCTGCGGGCTTTGCCATTCGGATTTGCATTTTATCGAAGGCAGCTATCCGCACCCGCTACCGGCCATTCCGGGCCACGAGGCGGCTGGTATTGTGGAGGCAATCGGGAGCGAGGTGCGCACGGTCGCGGTTGGCGATGCTGTCATCTCCTGTTTGTCAGCCTTTTGTGGCCATTGCGAATTTTGCGTGACCGGCCGCATGTCGCTATGTTTGGGTGCTGATACGCGGCGAGCAGAGGGCAGCGAACCGCGTTTATCACGGCCAGATGGAACGCCGGTCGGTCAAATGCTCAACCTTTCCGCATTTGCAGAACAGATGCTCATCCACGAAAATGCATGCGTCCGGATCGACCCGGACATGCCGCTAGACCGGGCGGCAGTCATTGGCTGCGCGGTGACGACAGGCGCGGGCACAATTTTCAATGCCTGCAAAGTCACGCCAGGAGAAACCGTTGCGGTTGTTGGCTGCGGCGGTGTTGGGCTGGCCACAATTAATGCTGCAAAAATTGCTGGCGCGGGGCGGATCATTGCCGCTGACCCCATTCCGGAAAAGCGCGAGCTGGCCAAGAAACTGGGCGCGACCGATGTGGTCGATGCGATGGCCGATGATGCCGCCGCACAAATTATCGAAATGACCGGCGGCGGAGTTGATCATGCCATTGAAGCGGTTGGTCGTCCGGCCTCTGGTGATCTGGCGGTCGGATCACTCAAACGCGGCGGCACGGCCACCATATTGGGTATGATGCCGCTTGATCACAAAGTCGGTCTGAGTGCGATCGATTTGCTCTCGGGCAAGAAACTGCAGGGGGCTATCATGGGCGGTAATCGCTTTCCGGTTGATATCCCCCGTCTTGTCGATTTTTATCTGCGTGGACTGCTTGATCTGGACAGCATTGTGGCAGAGACGATTCCACTCGAGCAGATTAATGACGGCTTTGAGAAAATGAAAAAAGGTGATGCGGCGCGCTCCGTCATCACGTTCGCATAG
- a CDS encoding phosphotransferase family protein has protein sequence MNPQEDMTGTMAVPDKDKLDEASLQKWMEANVEGFAGPMEISKFKGGQSNPTYKIETSGADYVLRKKPFGKLLPSAHAVDREFRVIAGLHPTGFPVAKPYGLCDDDNVIGTMFYIMGMADGRTLWDGTLPDSNPEERRAIYYEMIDTLALLHSYDPAELGLEKHGKPGNYCERQISRWTQQYRLSELQVIPEMDQLIEWLTKTIPEQKYFGIVHGDYRLDNMIFAHDEPKVIAVLDWELSTLGDPIADFAYWLMAYEQEPEGRSGLKGLDVKALGIPTRDEAIARYCEKSGIDELPPMDWYLAYNLFRIAAILQGIQKRVVDGTANSSAAAEMSDRVTPLAQAGWEAAKRAGA, from the coding sequence ATGAATCCACAAGAAGACATGACCGGCACTATGGCGGTGCCCGATAAGGACAAGCTCGACGAAGCCAGTCTTCAGAAATGGATGGAGGCCAATGTCGAAGGCTTTGCTGGTCCGATGGAAATCAGCAAGTTCAAGGGTGGCCAGTCCAATCCGACATATAAAATCGAAACCTCGGGCGCTGACTATGTTCTACGCAAGAAACCGTTCGGAAAACTGCTGCCTTCCGCCCACGCCGTAGACCGCGAATTTCGCGTTATTGCCGGGCTGCATCCCACTGGCTTTCCGGTCGCCAAACCTTATGGCCTTTGCGACGATGATAATGTCATTGGCACGATGTTCTATATCATGGGCATGGCCGATGGCCGGACGCTGTGGGACGGCACTTTACCCGATAGCAATCCGGAAGAACGCCGCGCGATCTATTACGAGATGATCGACACACTGGCTTTGCTTCACAGCTATGACCCGGCGGAGCTTGGCCTCGAAAAGCACGGTAAACCCGGTAATTATTGCGAGCGCCAGATTTCACGCTGGACCCAGCAATACCGGCTCTCCGAACTTCAAGTCATTCCGGAAATGGATCAGCTGATTGAATGGTTGACCAAAACCATTCCGGAACAGAAATATTTCGGGATAGTCCACGGCGACTATCGCCTCGACAATATGATTTTTGCGCACGACGAACCAAAGGTCATCGCGGTGCTTGATTGGGAACTCTCGACGCTGGGCGATCCTATTGCCGACTTTGCTTATTGGCTGATGGCCTATGAACAGGAGCCGGAGGGCCGCAGCGGTCTGAAGGGTCTTGATGTCAAGGCCCTCGGTATACCGACCCGCGATGAAGCCATAGCGCGCTATTGCGAGAAATCCGGCATTGACGAGCTCCCGCCAATGGATTGGTATCTCGCCTATAATTTGTTCCGGATTGCTGCTATTCTGCAGGGCATTCAAAAACGCGTGGTGGATGGCACCGCGAATAGTTCAGCCGCAGCAGAAATGTCGGACCGGGTAACGCCGCTGGCGCAGGCTGGATGGGAAGCTGCGAAACGCGCTGGCGCATAA